From the genome of Nodosilinea sp. PGN35, one region includes:
- a CDS encoding NAD(P)(+) transhydrogenase (Re/Si-specific) subunit beta: METNLVTTAYIAASALFILSLAGLSQPESAKRGNLLGMVGMAVAFGATAFISQGYPIQLGSIGLGVMVGALAASRVAMTDMPEMVALLNSFVGLAAVLVGFAEYLQPSAALTGGDVLVHRVEIFIGVFIGIVTFTGSMIAVAKLRGWVPSRAVLLPARHGLTLGMLGGIAALGYPFLVATGDLPLYALGAMTAIAGLFGIVIVLAIGGADMAVVISLLNSYSGLASAAAGFMLNNDLLIITGALVGSSGAILSYIMCKGMNRSFLNVVLGGFGETTSAGKAAALVGSATSTTTAEVVDLLETAQSVVIVPGYGMAVAQAQHAVAEITRILRTQGKQVRFGIHPVAGRMPGHMNVLLAEANVPYDIVLEMDEINDDFAHTDVVLVVGANDTVNPSAKYDPDSPIAGMPVMEVWEASTVVVLKRGMASGYAGVENPLFFNDNTLMLFGDAKTNVNGILAQLSTSTAPTPALAAA; the protein is encoded by the coding sequence ATGGAAACCAACCTCGTAACCACCGCCTACATCGCCGCCAGCGCCCTGTTCATTCTCAGCCTGGCGGGTCTGTCGCAGCCGGAAAGCGCCAAGCGGGGCAACCTGCTGGGCATGGTCGGCATGGCCGTGGCCTTTGGGGCGACGGCATTTATCAGCCAGGGCTACCCGATTCAGCTGGGCTCCATTGGCCTGGGGGTGATGGTGGGAGCGCTGGCCGCCTCCCGCGTAGCCATGACCGACATGCCGGAGATGGTGGCCCTGCTGAACAGCTTTGTGGGTCTGGCGGCGGTGCTGGTGGGCTTTGCGGAATACCTCCAGCCCAGCGCGGCGCTGACCGGGGGGGACGTGCTGGTTCACCGGGTGGAAATTTTCATTGGCGTGTTCATCGGCATCGTCACCTTTACCGGGTCGATGATTGCGGTGGCCAAGCTGCGGGGCTGGGTGCCCAGCCGGGCGGTGCTGCTGCCCGCCCGCCACGGGCTCACGTTGGGAATGCTGGGGGGTATTGCGGCCCTGGGCTATCCCTTTTTGGTCGCTACTGGGGATCTGCCCCTGTACGCGCTGGGGGCGATGACGGCGATCGCGGGCCTGTTTGGCATTGTGATTGTACTGGCCATCGGCGGGGCCGATATGGCGGTGGTGATCTCGCTGCTCAACAGCTACTCGGGGCTGGCCTCGGCGGCGGCGGGCTTTATGCTCAACAACGACCTGCTGATCATCACCGGAGCGCTGGTGGGCAGCAGCGGCGCGATTCTCAGCTACATCATGTGCAAGGGCATGAACCGCTCCTTTCTCAATGTGGTGCTGGGCGGCTTTGGCGAAACCACTAGCGCTGGCAAAGCTGCCGCCCTGGTGGGCAGCGCCACCAGCACCACCACGGCCGAAGTGGTGGATCTCCTGGAGACGGCTCAGAGCGTGGTCATTGTCCCCGGCTACGGCATGGCTGTGGCCCAGGCCCAGCACGCCGTGGCGGAGATCACCCGCATTCTCCGCACCCAGGGCAAGCAGGTGCGCTTTGGCATTCACCCGGTGGCGGGCCGCATGCCCGGCCACATGAACGTGCTGCTGGCCGAGGCCAACGTGCCCTACGACATCGTGCTCGAGATGGACGAAATCAACGACGACTTTGCCCACACCGATGTGGTGCTGGTAGTCGGGGCCAACGATACCGTCAACCCCAGCGCCAAGTACGATCCCGATAGCCCGATCGCCGGTATGCCCGTGATGGAAGTCTGGGAAGCCAGTACCGTGGTGGTGCTGAAGCGCGGTATGGCGTCGGGCTACGCCGGGGTCGAAAATCCGCTGTTCTTTAACGACAACACCCTGATGCTGTTTGGCGATGCCAAAACCAACGTCAATGGCATTTTGGCTCAGCTCTCTACCTCAACCGCCCCCACCCCTGCTCTCGCTGCCGCCTAG
- the pntA gene encoding Re/Si-specific NAD(P)(+) transhydrogenase subunit alpha, whose product MTIAAPKDQSMAAPADTAPSEVKVGIPKEVFAGERRVAATPDTAKKLQKLGFTVLVETQAGAEASFPDSAYEAVGCAVVPDANHLWEAADVVLKVRSPQHHPHLDRHEATLLRPEQTLISFLWPAQNPELLSQLAEQGGTVLAMDSVPRISRAQKLDALSSMANIGGYRAVIEAAHHFGRCFTGQITAAGKMPPAKVMVIGVGVAGLAAIGAAKSLGAIVKAFDTRLVVKEQVQSLGAEFLELHFEEDGSGEGGYAKVMSPAFIAAEMALFAQQARDVDIIITTALIPGKPAPLLITQEMVESMKPGSVVVDLAAEQGGNCEVTQPGEIIDHHGVTVIGLTDLPSRMASQASQLYGNNLVHLLSDLGGAENFSINMDDQVIRATTVIHNGQVTWPPPKVEAPAPASPTAPTAPTSEEIPAAKSPLSQLLWPLLLGGLVVAIGLWAPASFITHLTVFVLASFLGWKVIWDVSPSLHTPLMSVTNAISGIIIIGGMLQISGDITSPMTILGAIALFLGTVNIAGGFMVSQRMLNMFHK is encoded by the coding sequence ATGACCATTGCCGCACCCAAAGACCAGTCTATGGCCGCTCCTGCTGATACCGCCCCCTCAGAGGTTAAGGTCGGTATTCCCAAAGAGGTGTTTGCGGGCGAACGACGGGTCGCCGCTACCCCCGACACCGCCAAGAAACTGCAAAAGCTGGGCTTTACGGTCTTGGTCGAAACCCAGGCCGGGGCCGAAGCCAGCTTTCCCGACAGCGCCTACGAGGCCGTCGGCTGCGCCGTGGTGCCCGACGCCAACCACCTGTGGGAAGCCGCTGATGTAGTGCTCAAGGTGCGATCGCCCCAGCACCACCCCCACCTCGACCGCCACGAGGCTACCCTGCTGCGGCCCGAGCAGACCCTGATCAGCTTTCTCTGGCCCGCCCAAAACCCGGAGCTGCTGAGTCAGCTGGCGGAACAGGGTGGCACCGTGCTGGCGATGGATTCGGTGCCCCGCATCTCCCGCGCCCAAAAGCTCGACGCCCTGAGTTCGATGGCGAATATCGGCGGCTACCGGGCGGTGATCGAAGCCGCCCACCACTTTGGCCGCTGCTTCACCGGCCAGATTACCGCCGCAGGCAAGATGCCCCCCGCCAAGGTGATGGTGATTGGCGTTGGCGTAGCCGGGCTGGCGGCGATCGGGGCGGCCAAGAGTTTGGGGGCGATCGTCAAAGCCTTCGACACCCGCCTGGTGGTCAAAGAGCAGGTGCAGAGCCTGGGAGCCGAATTTCTCGAACTGCACTTTGAGGAGGACGGCAGCGGCGAAGGCGGCTACGCCAAGGTGATGAGTCCGGCTTTCATCGCTGCCGAAATGGCCCTGTTTGCCCAGCAGGCCAGGGATGTGGATATCATCATCACCACGGCGCTGATCCCCGGCAAACCCGCCCCCCTGCTGATCACCCAGGAGATGGTCGAGAGCATGAAGCCCGGCTCGGTGGTGGTCGATCTGGCCGCCGAACAGGGGGGCAACTGCGAAGTCACCCAGCCCGGTGAAATCATCGACCACCACGGCGTCACCGTCATCGGCCTCACCGACCTGCCCAGCCGTATGGCCTCCCAGGCCAGCCAGCTCTACGGCAACAACCTGGTGCACCTGCTCAGCGACCTGGGCGGAGCCGAAAACTTCTCCATCAATATGGATGACCAGGTGATCCGCGCTACCACCGTGATCCACAACGGCCAGGTCACCTGGCCCCCCCCCAAGGTCGAAGCCCCCGCTCCGGCCTCCCCCACCGCCCCCACCGCCCCCACCTCTGAGGAGATCCCCGCCGCCAAATCTCCCCTCAGCCAACTCCTCTGGCCCCTGCTGCTGGGCGGCCTGGTCGTCGCCATCGGCCTCTGGGCACCCGCCTCCTTCATCACCCACCTGACGGTCTTTGTGCTGGCCAGCTTTTTGGGCTGGAAGGTGATTTGGGATGTATCCCCCAGCCTGCACACCCCCCTGATGAGCGTCACCAACGCCATCAGCGGCATCATCATCATCGGCGGCATGCTCCAGATCTCAGGGGATATTACGTCACCGATGACGATCCTGGGGGCGATCGCCCTCTTCCTCGGCACCGTCAACATCGCAGGCGGCTTTATGGTCTCCCAGCGGATGTTGAATATGTTTCACAAATAA
- a CDS encoding HAD family hydrolase, which produces MHEVQPLPGHGFSPRPKLLATDMDGTLTHDGKFTPALLQGLEQLQAAGLPVMIVTGRSAGWVNGLAHYLPVAGAMAENGGIYFPPAGPPEPLVEIPDLVAHRQLLHEAFTQLRWRWPQLRESEDNRFRLTDWTFDLEGFTQSDLDEMAQVCQSLGWGFTYSTVQCHLFTVGQSKAAGLKRVIAGHFAAVAAAEVLTVGDSPNDQSMFDPALFPQSVGVANVVDYWSRLTYRPAYVTQAAEVAGFLELAEFLLQNS; this is translated from the coding sequence ATGCACGAAGTTCAACCATTGCCTGGCCATGGCTTTTCACCCCGGCCCAAGCTGCTGGCCACCGATATGGATGGCACCCTCACCCACGACGGCAAGTTTACCCCCGCCCTGCTGCAAGGGCTAGAGCAGCTTCAGGCGGCAGGGCTGCCGGTAATGATTGTCACTGGGCGGTCGGCGGGGTGGGTAAATGGCCTGGCCCACTACCTGCCCGTGGCCGGGGCGATGGCCGAAAACGGCGGCATTTACTTTCCCCCCGCTGGCCCGCCTGAGCCCCTAGTCGAAATTCCTGACCTGGTGGCCCATCGGCAGCTGCTGCACGAGGCCTTTACGCAGCTGCGGTGGCGTTGGCCCCAGCTGCGCGAGTCCGAAGACAACCGCTTTCGCCTCACCGACTGGACCTTTGACCTGGAGGGGTTTACCCAGAGCGATCTAGATGAAATGGCCCAGGTGTGTCAGTCGTTGGGCTGGGGGTTTACCTACAGCACGGTGCAGTGCCACCTGTTTACGGTGGGCCAGTCTAAGGCGGCCGGGTTGAAGCGAGTCATTGCAGGCCATTTTGCCGCCGTCGCCGCCGCCGAGGTGTTGACGGTAGGCGACAGCCCTAACGACCAGAGCATGTTTGACCCGGCCCTGTTTCCCCAGTCGGTGGGGGTGGCCAACGTGGTGGACTACTGGTCTCGCCTTACCTATCGTCCTGCCTACGTCACCCAGGCCGCCGAGGTGGCCGGGTTTTTAGAATTGGCAGAGTTTTTACTGCAAAATTCTTGA
- a CDS encoding D-Ala-D-Ala carboxypeptidase family metallohydrolase yields the protein MSTLAPDQRNYYYLLEGGRAGVHKPILAALHAVHRQPQLTDGETGLGIAPVNQVAMGEVDTFATQVQYAANTLRSLTNGLVEQGWSGADIWDASVGRYSDRFLQAVAKGFTPAEGHPDAAQLEPTDPAALLQAYLEDISTDYSGAQLPQNLSQLDPALLAFVERVPPNYGRLDFQRQAMVEAVRLWRQLNTASAVYDALSVPVVDQVPDEAALDNALVAFMQSAARYYAGYPNQREALIRLVQLWRAMDGREEAIAWLLTHDPFAHETNLEIVDPALIAFVQKIPDLYSGQGDLRFALTEGYRRWFGLDSRTAAVQRLGVNPDDLAQNADNQAALVTTARTLDRALLDFAAHVPTTYTPTEDQREALIRLVQIWRRLEGRIPAIQSLFEDLRRLERAAPTSPEAMPAPVPAPQPPRPMRWTPNNLQLDASIVPNGNFTWSEATRGGARMPPNQATVDAIVRIAALAQQARDRIGRPFLVTSWYRPAEINRRVGGASQSRHIVGDAIDFYCVGLTGNQVYWALDPWWPGGLGRYSQFPALVHLDARGSKARWTH from the coding sequence ATGAGCACGTTAGCACCCGATCAACGCAACTACTACTATCTATTGGAAGGGGGTCGGGCAGGGGTGCATAAGCCCATTTTGGCGGCCCTCCACGCGGTTCACCGTCAGCCCCAGCTCACCGATGGCGAAACGGGTCTGGGCATTGCCCCGGTGAACCAGGTGGCCATGGGCGAGGTTGACACCTTTGCCACCCAGGTACAGTACGCGGCCAACACCCTGCGCAGCCTCACCAACGGTCTGGTTGAGCAGGGCTGGAGCGGAGCTGACATCTGGGATGCCAGCGTGGGGCGCTACAGCGATCGCTTTCTGCAAGCGGTGGCCAAGGGCTTTACCCCAGCGGAGGGCCATCCCGACGCCGCCCAGCTCGAACCCACCGACCCCGCCGCCCTGCTCCAGGCCTACCTCGAAGACATCAGCACCGACTACAGCGGGGCGCAGCTGCCCCAAAACCTCAGCCAGCTCGACCCGGCTCTGCTGGCCTTTGTCGAACGGGTGCCGCCCAACTACGGCCGGCTCGACTTCCAGCGCCAGGCCATGGTGGAGGCGGTGCGGCTGTGGCGGCAGCTCAACACGGCGTCCGCCGTGTACGACGCCCTCAGCGTGCCGGTGGTTGACCAGGTGCCCGACGAGGCGGCCCTAGACAATGCCCTGGTGGCCTTTATGCAGTCGGCGGCCCGGTACTACGCAGGCTACCCCAACCAGCGGGAGGCGCTGATTCGCCTGGTGCAGCTGTGGCGGGCGATGGACGGGCGGGAGGAGGCGATCGCCTGGCTGCTCACCCACGATCCCTTTGCCCACGAGACCAACCTCGAAATTGTTGACCCGGCGCTGATCGCCTTTGTGCAAAAAATTCCCGACCTCTACAGCGGTCAGGGCGATCTGCGCTTTGCTCTGACCGAGGGCTACCGCCGCTGGTTTGGCCTCGACTCGCGCACCGCCGCCGTTCAGCGGCTGGGGGTCAACCCCGACGACCTGGCGCAGAACGCCGACAACCAGGCCGCCCTGGTCACGACCGCCCGCACCCTCGATCGCGCCCTGCTCGATTTTGCGGCCCACGTTCCTACCACCTACACCCCTACCGAAGACCAGCGCGAGGCCTTGATTCGCCTGGTGCAGATCTGGCGGCGGCTGGAGGGGCGCATTCCCGCCATTCAGTCGCTGTTTGAGGATCTGCGGCGGCTGGAGCGGGCCGCCCCGACTTCGCCCGAGGCCATGCCCGCCCCGGTACCCGCACCCCAGCCGCCGCGCCCGATGCGGTGGACACCGAACAACCTTCAGCTCGACGCCAGCATTGTGCCCAACGGCAACTTCACCTGGTCAGAAGCCACCCGGGGCGGGGCTCGCATGCCCCCCAACCAGGCCACGGTGGATGCCATTGTGCGCATTGCCGCTCTGGCCCAGCAGGCCCGCGATCGCATCGGTCGGCCCTTTCTTGTCACCAGCTGGTATCGCCCCGCCGAGATCAACCGCCGGGTGGGCGGGGCCTCCCAGAGTCGCCACATCGTGGGCGATGCCATCGACTTTTACTGTGTGGGGCTGACGGGCAACCAGGTCTACTGGGCGCTCGATCCCTGGTGGCCGGGGGGGCTGGGCCGCTACAGCCAGTTCCCGGCGCTGGTGCATTTAGATGCGCGGGGGTCTAAGGCGCGGTGGACGCACTAG
- the prmC gene encoding peptide chain release factor N(5)-glutamine methyltransferase, with amino-acid sequence MTASGTVTGAELWAWREKALAEARAAGVDADEVDWLLMAVAAVDRLSLRLGTVRGRGAIPLSYSLVELERRWQERLTQRTPVQYLVGETPWRDLVLTVSPAVLIPRPETELMIDLAEAAIACSPIGDRLAEGLWADLGTGSGAIALGLAQAFPAAQILAVDLSAEALAIAQGNAARAGLRDRVTFYNGSWFEPLEAYRGQLSAVVSNPPYIPSALLPTLEPEVIHHEPVSALDGGDDGLDDLRLLAAQAPGFLVPGGLWLVEMMAGQGQSVRALLEAQGCYCDIQICLDLTGRDRFVQAIYSPQP; translated from the coding sequence ATGACGGCTAGCGGCACCGTGACGGGGGCGGAGCTGTGGGCCTGGCGCGAAAAGGCTCTGGCAGAGGCTCGGGCGGCGGGGGTGGATGCCGACGAGGTCGATTGGCTGCTGATGGCGGTGGCGGCGGTCGATCGGCTATCGCTGCGGCTGGGCACGGTGCGGGGGCGAGGGGCGATCCCGCTGAGCTATTCTCTAGTCGAACTGGAGCGGCGCTGGCAGGAGCGGCTGACTCAACGCACCCCAGTGCAGTACCTGGTGGGTGAAACCCCCTGGCGCGACCTGGTGCTGACGGTGTCTCCGGCGGTGCTGATCCCGCGTCCTGAGACGGAGTTGATGATTGACTTGGCTGAGGCGGCGATCGCCTGCAGCCCGATTGGCGATCGGCTGGCCGAAGGACTGTGGGCGGATCTGGGAACGGGCAGCGGCGCGATCGCCCTGGGTCTGGCCCAAGCTTTTCCCGCCGCGCAGATTCTGGCGGTGGATTTGAGTGCTGAGGCGCTGGCGATCGCCCAGGGGAACGCGGCCAGGGCGGGCTTGCGGGATCGCGTCACGTTCTATAACGGATCCTGGTTTGAGCCGCTAGAGGCCTATCGCGGGCAGCTCAGCGCTGTGGTGTCGAATCCGCCCTACATTCCCTCGGCGCTGCTGCCGACCCTTGAGCCCGAGGTGATTCACCACGAACCGGTCAGTGCTCTAGATGGCGGCGACGATGGCCTGGATGATCTCCGCCTGCTCGCCGCCCAGGCTCCCGGATTTTTGGTGCCGGGCGGACTCTGGCTGGTGGAGATGATGGCGGGTCAGGGGCAATCAGTCCGAGCCCTGCTGGAGGCGCAGGGGTGCTATTGCGATATTCAAATTTGTCTGGATTTGACGGGGCGCGATCGCTTTGTGCAGGCGATCTACAGCCCTCAACCCTAG
- the xdhA gene encoding xanthine dehydrogenase small subunit encodes MPQQLDCQFSFTINGEPVSITGFSPAITLLEYLRLSGRAGTKEGCGDGDCGACTVAIVGAGADGQPHYQAVNSCLIPLGAVAGRQVWTADGIAQGRIAKSPLVKEPVTADQLHPVQAAMVETGGSQCGYCTPGFIMSLFAAYYDGTPDDLSVEGNLCRCTGYLPIRRAAQRVAEAAAHDGFAEQLTTASPTLAPLAYTTQNNGPSEQFYRPTQLSEVLDLLQRHPNATLVAGATDLGLEMSWHRQHYPVLISLEAVTELKRIHKTEETVAIGAAVPLSHIETTLHGLFPSLDEMIHWFAARQVRNRATLGGNIGTASPIGDLPPVLLSLDASLKLAGPEGERTLPLADFFLGYRQTALQPGEVIVSVTIPRAPAPGTARRLAQAYKIGKRGTDDISIVAAAFAVDVDGDNQILKARLGYGGVAATPARAIAVEEFLLGKPWTMATVQASKPLLQEAFTPLSDLRGSAEYRKRLVVNLFKKFYVEFP; translated from the coding sequence ATGCCTCAACAACTCGACTGCCAGTTCAGCTTTACCATTAATGGGGAGCCGGTCTCCATCACAGGTTTCTCGCCAGCGATCACCCTGCTGGAGTACCTGCGCCTGAGCGGGCGAGCCGGTACCAAAGAAGGCTGCGGCGACGGCGACTGCGGGGCCTGCACGGTAGCGATCGTGGGGGCGGGGGCCGACGGCCAGCCCCACTACCAGGCGGTCAACAGCTGCCTGATCCCCCTGGGGGCGGTGGCCGGGCGACAGGTGTGGACGGCGGACGGCATCGCCCAGGGCCGGATTGCCAAAAGCCCCCTGGTGAAAGAACCCGTCACCGCCGACCAGCTCCACCCGGTGCAGGCGGCGATGGTCGAAACCGGCGGTTCCCAGTGCGGCTACTGCACCCCCGGCTTCATCATGAGCCTGTTTGCCGCCTACTACGACGGCACCCCCGACGACCTCTCGGTGGAGGGCAACCTCTGCCGCTGCACGGGCTACCTACCCATCCGCCGCGCCGCCCAGAGGGTGGCCGAGGCTGCGGCTCATGACGGGTTTGCCGAACAGTTGACCACAGCCTCGCCAACCCTGGCTCCCCTGGCCTACACCACCCAAAACAACGGCCCTAGCGAGCAGTTTTATCGTCCCACTCAGCTCTCTGAAGTTCTCGATCTATTGCAGCGGCACCCGAACGCTACGCTGGTCGCCGGGGCCACTGACCTGGGCCTGGAGATGAGCTGGCACCGACAGCACTACCCCGTGCTAATTTCCCTGGAGGCCGTCACCGAACTGAAGCGGATTCACAAAACTGAGGAGACCGTTGCAATCGGTGCGGCGGTGCCCCTCAGCCACATCGAGACCACCCTGCACGGCCTCTTCCCCAGCCTGGATGAGATGATCCACTGGTTTGCTGCCCGCCAGGTGCGCAACCGGGCCACCCTCGGCGGCAACATCGGCACGGCATCGCCCATCGGCGACCTGCCCCCCGTTCTCCTATCTTTGGATGCCAGCCTGAAGCTGGCGGGGCCGGAGGGAGAACGCACCCTGCCCCTGGCCGACTTCTTCCTGGGCTACCGCCAGACGGCCCTCCAGCCCGGTGAGGTGATTGTGTCGGTGACAATCCCCCGAGCGCCCGCCCCAGGGACGGCCCGCCGCCTGGCCCAGGCCTACAAAATCGGCAAGCGCGGCACCGACGACATCAGCATTGTGGCTGCCGCCTTTGCAGTGGATGTGGATGGGGACAACCAGATCCTGAAGGCGCGGCTGGGCTATGGCGGGGTGGCGGCGACTCCGGCAAGGGCGATCGCCGTTGAAGAGTTCCTGCTGGGCAAGCCCTGGACGATGGCGACCGTGCAGGCCTCTAAACCCTTACTGCAAGAGGCGTTCACGCCGCTGAGCGACCTGCGCGGCAGCGCCGAGTACCGTAAGCGTTTAGTCGTAAACCTATTCAAGAAATTTTACGTGGAGTTTCCTTGA